One Bacteroidota bacterium genomic window, GCGTATCGCCGGGTTTCAGGAGCGTCAGGTACACCGCAGCATTGGCCTGGGCACCTGAATGAGGCTGGACGTTCACCCAATCGCAGTTGAACAGGGCTTTGGCGCGTGTTCTGGCCAAATCCTCTGCTACATCAACAAACTGGCAGCCGCCGTAATATCTTTTGCCCGGCAGGCCTTCTGCATATTTGTTCGTCAGGGGCGATCCCATGGCCTCCATGACTGCTCGGGTGACAAAGTTCTCCGATGCAATGAGTTCAAGGCCTTCGTTCTGCCGGGTTACCTCGGCCTCAATGGCTGCATACACTTCCGGGTCGTTAAACTGCAACTCGCTCATAAGCGGTATCTATGAAAGAATCGTATGGAAAGAATAATCAACGATGCCCCTTCGATTCATGGAATTGTGGATGGCATCTGGGAAAGGGTATAAGATAGTCCAAAAGCTAACAAGTAATGCCACCAAAAGTGTCAATTTCTGCAAAGAAATCTGTAAACAAAATACGGGCACGAGGCCCGGATGTGTGGTAGATCACAAATCAGAAAGGTGAGGGTGCGGTTGACACAACGCAGCATGGGCTCCCGGTATACTAAATCAGGAGCCGGCGCGCATGATACCGCATCGTAGTGGGGCACAAAGAAAGCTTGCGCTCCTGCCATTAAACGACAGGAGCGCATCCTGTCACATTAAGGTTGTGCTGCATGTGCAGTCATGTTTTCCGATTCGCCAATCTGGAAAAACATGGTTGCAATACCCAGGTATTTCCCAACTTCTTCGTCCTGGAAGTCGTTGGTCAGGGTGATGCGATAAATGCTGAAGAAAAAGAAGTTGTTTCGTTCGGTGTTGTAGCCAGTAGGCTGCTGTTCAGCAGTGGTTGTGTCAGCATTAAACATACGGTCAGTTAATGCCGTACGCTCCTGCTGAAACTGAGACTGCTGTGTAGACTTCTCCAGGTAGGTCTTGAAATCATCAAGCTCCGGATTGTAAACAAACAGTGATACAACGACCACGAAGATGAAGATTAAAAAAGTACGCATTGGACGCTAGATGTGTTAAATAGTTATCCAACAAATACACAATAGCAAAACGGGATTTTGCTTCCATCAATACGGGATACTGTAAAGTAGCGCATAATGTTACGCCACTACAACAGGCAGGCTCCCTTACAGGCTGCTTCCGCACACATTGCGCTAAAAACTTAATGTAACAGGAGCCAGAAGCGCAAATCAACATGCAACTACCGCGCCAATCTTAGCAGATCATTACTTTACCGGATGATGTGCTGACAAGCCAGGACCCATTGCATGACACACGCTCATTTCATTAGACGAACTACGTAGCATACAGGTTCTGGTTGTTTGCCCTGCAACGTGCTGCGTGGCTGCGACCAGCGCTCGCGCAATCTTTAAATGCGTCACGCATAACACTGAAAGGTTGTATTTGATGCGATTTAAAGGTTGGAAGCATGATCCAGTTTTTTTCGTGTTATTGTGTTTTCGTGCTTCCGTTTTGCACTGTTGCGGCGCAGGTAGCACTGCTGTTGTATGCGTCTTTATCAAAACAAGAACAACCACTTCGTATTCGCCACCCGACAATCTGCATTAAACGCAACGCTTAATTCTCGCCTCTTAGCAAACTGATCTGGTGCTGGGCAAACGCGTCGTCCGGATTTATCTCCAGGCATTTCTGATAATTTTTAATGGCGTTCTGCTTTTCGTCTAGCGCAGCATAAGCTGTACCCAGTTGTTGAAACGCGTTGGATGAATTTGGGTAGTTCACCGTATTCAATGTCAACAAAGCGATGGCGCCGGCTTGTACCTGCGGATCATCACTTCTCAACATAGCAACACCCGCTCGCTGGGCCAGTGATTCTGGTGGCAGGAAATTAAAAGATAGCCGGTCTGAGATTGTGTTATAATGAGCCGTCAGTTGTTCGGGTGATTTAACGTCCCGATACGTCAATCCATAGCCTTCGAACATCGCAGCGATGCCGTTATAAAATGCGATCAACGGTATAGAGCCATGATGCTCATCTTCGTAATACGTGAGTTTTGCCCTGAATTGTGGTGCCGGGTTTTTTTTGTTCAAAGCTTCGTAGAATCGTACGTGCCGGTCACGGTTTCTGAGATTTCTCGTCCCCCAGTTTGCGGTTGCGATATAGAGGAATCGGTCAAAGGATTTGTTTGTTGTAGCCTCCACTTTTTGATCCATCGTTGCCACATCCCATGTTCCAAAGCTTGGATCAATAGCCACGAAGGCATTGAATGCTGTGTCCTCTTTCATGTAAACGTGAGATGCAAACAAGCCGCCTAGCGAATGCCCAACCAATATGTTGTACGGTGCAACGCGGTACTTGTCTTGTAAAACAGGTAGAAGCTCTTGCTCGAGGAAACTGAGGAACTGGTCTGCGCCGCCGGTATCATTCTTTCGTGTGGTAACAATTTTGTCGGGCGTAAAATCCCGCTCCCGGTTGGTACTTGGAATGCCAACAACAATCATCTCAGGAACGCGCCGGCCGCCACCCCAGGGAGCATCCATAAACCGCAGGGCACCCGATAACGGGCGAAAATGGGAATGTCCATCCAGGATGATGAGCACTGGATACGTTTTGTGTGTTTGTGCGTCGTCGTTGTAAAACCTGGGGAGGCTTACCCAGTACTCGCGCGCCTCATCGAGCTGCTCCGAGTTAATGTAATACTTGTTGCCAATGACAATTTCTCCTCCAGACTGCGCGTATCCCGGAAGCGCCGGCAAAAGCAGGAGGCATAGAACAATAAGGACTGGATTATACATTGGGATTGTGCTACTGGGTCTTTAGGGGCTATTTGTTTGGTAGAAGACCCGCACCCAACTGCTTTGTTGTCATTTCGATGGAAAGCAGCATCAGGATTGTAGCTGTGTCGCTATTACATCGTACCTATTGCATCATGGCGTAAGCCAGGATGTTAACCCCCATGCGCAGGGCATTGAGTCTTTTGTCTTCAGGG contains:
- a CDS encoding alpha/beta hydrolase-fold protein, whose product is MYNPVLIVLCLLLLPALPGYAQSGGEIVIGNKYYINSEQLDEAREYWVSLPRFYNDDAQTHKTYPVLIILDGHSHFRPLSGALRFMDAPWGGGRRVPEMIVVGIPSTNRERDFTPDKIVTTRKNDTGGADQFLSFLEQELLPVLQDKYRVAPYNILVGHSLGGLFASHVYMKEDTAFNAFVAIDPSFGTWDVATMDQKVEATTNKSFDRFLYIATANWGTRNLRNRDRHVRFYEALNKKNPAPQFRAKLTYYEDEHHGSIPLIAFYNGIAAMFEGYGLTYRDVKSPEQLTAHYNTISDRLSFNFLPPESLAQRAGVAMLRSDDPQVQAGAIALLTLNTVNYPNSSNAFQQLGTAYAALDEKQNAIKNYQKCLEINPDDAFAQHQISLLRGEN